Proteins found in one Scardovia inopinata JCM 12537 genomic segment:
- a CDS encoding DUF3043 domain-containing protein, producing the protein MDWNFFNKKKSKSDQADISDELKDETTQNKGITAKKGHPTPKRNQVQQSNLHPLVPKDRKASRKAAKERNRRRQDAEYEAMRTGDITHMPAAERLPLRIYIRDYVDSRWNIAEFFMPFILVMLVLSLLILNWMPVLSVWFMGIMYLYFIVAIVDLFVLWHGLKKQLIKRYGPSSVDKRMRSGMYATQRAMNIRRWRLPKPRYPKHSDYKQWREKNISKDL; encoded by the coding sequence ATGGACTGGAACTTTTTCAACAAGAAAAAAAGCAAAAGCGATCAGGCTGATATTTCTGATGAACTCAAGGATGAAACCACACAGAACAAGGGAATCACAGCCAAGAAGGGGCACCCAACCCCCAAGCGGAACCAGGTCCAGCAAAGCAACCTTCATCCCCTGGTTCCCAAAGACCGCAAGGCCAGCCGGAAGGCGGCCAAGGAGCGGAACCGCCGCCGGCAGGACGCTGAGTATGAAGCAATGCGTACTGGCGATATTACTCACATGCCTGCTGCCGAGCGCCTGCCGCTGCGTATTTATATCCGCGACTATGTAGATTCACGCTGGAATATTGCCGAATTCTTTATGCCTTTTATTTTGGTCATGCTGGTCCTGTCTCTGCTTATTCTTAACTGGATGCCGGTTTTGTCAGTGTGGTTCATGGGCATCATGTATCTATATTTTATTGTTGCCATCGTGGATCTTTTTGTTCTCTGGCACGGCTTGAAAAAGCAGCTGATTAAACGTTATGGCCCCTCCAGCGTCGACAAGCGAATGAGGTCTGGAATGTATGCCACTCAACGAGCCATGAATATCCGCCGATGGAGACTGCCTAAGCCTCGTTATCCCAAGCACAGCGACTACAAGCAGTGGCGGGAAAAAAATATCAGCAAAGATTTATAA
- a CDS encoding ECF transporter S component: MTDNNMADNKRISEDPQLSPNSTNNLPHTGRLSWRVVDIIVASVIGVVSAFVYWGGSWVYEALKPLFAFIPGTIGLVDGVFLLAGPLAAVIVRKPGAAIYAELVGAVLEALLGNAWGGAETIVSGLIQGLGAELIFLFCLYRVWNWLTCTLSGLLSGLACYIGYAFLGYLQGDSLTKKMIEGTCTCVSGALLAGLVMWFLYVAIARTGALDRFASGRIIRQNSR; this comes from the coding sequence ATGACTGATAATAATATGGCTGACAATAAGAGGATATCTGAGGATCCCCAGTTGAGCCCGAACTCCACCAATAATCTCCCGCATACAGGCCGCTTATCGTGGCGAGTGGTTGACATTATTGTTGCTTCTGTGATTGGGGTAGTTTCTGCTTTTGTTTATTGGGGCGGATCCTGGGTCTATGAAGCTTTAAAGCCTCTCTTCGCCTTCATTCCCGGAACTATTGGCCTGGTCGATGGGGTTTTTCTTCTCGCAGGTCCCCTTGCTGCTGTCATCGTGCGAAAACCGGGAGCTGCTATTTATGCAGAGCTGGTAGGCGCTGTCCTGGAGGCCCTGTTGGGGAACGCCTGGGGAGGAGCAGAGACTATTGTCAGCGGCCTCATTCAGGGACTGGGAGCTGAGCTGATTTTCCTCTTCTGCCTTTACCGGGTCTGGAATTGGCTAACCTGCACGCTGTCTGGCCTCCTGTCAGGTCTTGCCTGCTATATTGGCTACGCTTTCCTGGGTTATTTGCAGGGTGATTCTCTGACGAAAAAAATGATTGAGGGAACCTGCACCTGTGTGTCTGGGGCTCTTCTTGCCGGTCTGGTTATGTGGTTTCTTTATGTAGCTATTGCTCGTACAGGAGCATTAGACCGTTTTGCTTCTGGGCGTATCATCAGGCAGAATTCTCGATGA